The following are encoded together in the Tatumella ptyseos genome:
- a CDS encoding aromatic amino acid transporter, with the protein MPHSKKASSPSSAWGAMIICGTVAGAGMFTLPVVMAGAWYSWSVLMLVISWFCMLLSGLLFMKVSLHFPLGAGYDTLTQALTPKWWGRLNGLSITFVLGILTYAYISASGPVYQQSLNSLGIGLNSAEAKGLLTAVVGLVVWLGTKGVSRLITLCLVAKLLLFFMLFGGLIHHIDLSQLLTPQENVQQPTTYWPFLLAVVPFCLASFGFHGNITGLITYYQGNERKVKRALIGGTLFALIIYLFWLTCTMGNIPRQAFPEISRQGGDIHALIQAMHDRISQKSLGLLLDIFSHFAVICSFLGVTVGLFDFVADKLGFDNSRSGRAKTALITFCPPLIASILFPQGFLLAIGYAGLLATFWALFTPALLAWNAHSRFAQGNCRPISQKIAILLVVAFGLVNIVAWVGSQLDLIPLF; encoded by the coding sequence ATGCCCCATTCCAAAAAGGCCTCGTCACCATCCAGTGCCTGGGGAGCCATGATCATTTGCGGTACCGTCGCCGGTGCAGGCATGTTTACCCTTCCTGTTGTGATGGCTGGCGCGTGGTATAGTTGGTCAGTCCTCATGTTAGTGATCAGTTGGTTCTGCATGCTGTTATCGGGACTACTGTTTATGAAAGTCAGTCTCCATTTTCCCCTCGGCGCCGGCTACGATACGCTCACCCAAGCGCTCACGCCTAAATGGTGGGGACGCCTCAATGGATTGAGCATCACATTTGTATTGGGTATCCTAACTTATGCCTATATTTCAGCCAGCGGTCCTGTTTACCAACAATCGTTGAACTCCTTAGGTATTGGACTTAATAGCGCTGAAGCGAAGGGATTGCTGACTGCAGTGGTGGGGCTCGTTGTGTGGCTAGGGACTAAAGGGGTCAGTCGGCTGATTACCCTCTGTTTAGTTGCGAAACTCCTGCTCTTTTTTATGTTATTTGGGGGGTTAATTCATCACATTGACCTATCCCAGCTCCTAACACCGCAAGAAAATGTACAGCAGCCAACGACTTATTGGCCATTCTTGTTAGCAGTGGTCCCTTTCTGTCTGGCCTCTTTCGGCTTTCACGGCAATATCACCGGGCTAATTACCTATTACCAAGGTAATGAGCGTAAAGTGAAACGGGCATTAATTGGCGGAACCTTATTTGCGTTAATTATTTATCTCTTCTGGCTAACCTGCACTATGGGCAATATCCCGCGTCAGGCCTTTCCAGAGATTAGTCGCCAAGGGGGCGATATCCATGCGTTGATTCAAGCAATGCACGACCGGATTTCTCAAAAATCGCTTGGATTGCTGCTAGATATTTTTTCTCACTTCGCCGTAATCTGCTCTTTCTTAGGGGTGACTGTCGGGTTATTTGATTTTGTTGCCGATAAGCTTGGTTTTGATAATAGTCGTAGTGGGCGCGCCAAAACCGCCCTTATCACTTTCTGTCCCCCCTTAATTGCTTCGATCTTATTTCCTCAAGGATTTTTATTGGCGATTGGTTATGCGGGATTATTAGCCACGTTCTGGGCACTCTTCACGCCAGCACTGCTTGCTTGGAACGCTCATTCTCGTTTCGCACAGGGTAATTGCCGTCCTATTAGTCAGAAGATCGCCATATTGTTAGTGGTGGCATTTGGTCTGGTAAATATCGTCGCTTGGGTGGGGAGCCAACTCGATCTTATTCCTCTCTTTTAG
- a CDS encoding OmpA family protein translates to MDKRTDKKLVDPVIDQQIIKQKKGKGIWWLLLAIIIIILAIWFSTQRNNNDAAPAPSSSPSAMSQPAQQPAATDQSTPPAAPTTDNDSALTALQQYYAGEGNDDSQWIDLNQVSFATGNATPTVTDEQSLNQVATLISQHPDHSIVVRGFTDSTGTEAINQPLSGQRANAIKDWLTQHGVDGSKITIDGQGADHAVANNDTAQGRDQNRRVAIQVKAAQ, encoded by the coding sequence ATGGATAAAAGAACTGACAAGAAACTTGTGGATCCAGTAATTGATCAACAAATTATTAAGCAGAAGAAAGGCAAAGGAATTTGGTGGTTACTTCTCGCCATTATCATTATTATTCTCGCGATTTGGTTTAGTACTCAACGAAATAATAATGATGCTGCCCCAGCACCTTCATCCTCTCCGTCAGCGATGTCACAACCGGCACAGCAACCTGCGGCAACTGATCAGTCAACGCCACCTGCAGCGCCAACAACTGATAACGATAGTGCGTTAACTGCACTGCAGCAATATTATGCAGGTGAAGGGAACGACGACAGCCAGTGGATTGATTTGAACCAAGTCAGCTTTGCTACGGGCAATGCTACCCCTACGGTTACTGACGAACAGTCTTTGAATCAGGTGGCTACTTTAATCAGCCAACACCCTGACCACAGCATTGTTGTGCGTGGCTTTACTGACAGCACTGGTACTGAAGCCATTAACCAACCTTTGTCGGGACAACGAGCTAACGCCATCAAAGACTGGTTGACTCAGCACGGCGTAGACGGTTCTAAAATTACTATTGACGGCCAAGGTGCAGACCATGCTGTGGCAAATAATGACACTGCCCAAGGTCGAGATCAAAATCGTCGAGTAGCGATTCAAGTGAAAGCGGCTCAATAA
- a CDS encoding DUF2382 domain-containing protein, with translation MSSDKPPEINNTPNEQPEELIIPLVEERIEIDKKQVVQSQFHVERKTQTKKVDIDEKLISRQAEIKHIPIGKYISDIPQVREENGVKIIPIFEEHIEIVKKIYLKEEIRIESHESVNEFKSEETLKYQIVSHKRISTDK, from the coding sequence ATGAGTTCTGATAAGCCACCAGAAATAAATAACACTCCCAATGAACAACCAGAGGAACTCATTATTCCTCTGGTGGAAGAAAGAATTGAAATTGATAAAAAACAAGTAGTGCAAAGTCAATTTCATGTTGAGAGAAAAACGCAAACCAAGAAAGTCGATATTGACGAGAAGTTAATAAGTCGACAAGCAGAAATAAAACATATTCCTATCGGGAAATATATTTCTGATATTCCACAGGTACGTGAAGAGAATGGGGTGAAAATCATCCCAATCTTTGAAGAACACATAGAGATCGTAAAGAAAATATATCTTAAGGAGGAGATTAGAATAGAGAGTCATGAGAGTGTAAATGAATTTAAATCCGAAGAAACGCTGAAATATCAGATTGTTTCACATAAAAGAATATCCACCGATAAATGA
- a CDS encoding YsnF/AvaK domain-containing protein, protein MSSEKIVTLFDTVEHAQAAERNLIKADFKESDISVIHGRDLDSDSTVFKDTSIWKRLFGNDVEEEHAELYSEALHKNGAVLTVVAHGEDEHAKALAILNRHQLVDVPAKARGTETAAAPVAPTPRDTRPHLTGNETKDEILQLAKEELEVGKRLVKEGTTRIRRYVTTEDVSQKVNLREQHAEVVRNSVNRPVTGQNIDWSEKSVVVDELAEKPVVNKTAHVVEEVVVKKVNTNHDEEIKDTVRQQHADVERLRTDENLKK, encoded by the coding sequence ATGTCTAGCGAAAAAATCGTCACATTATTTGATACAGTTGAACATGCACAAGCGGCTGAACGTAATCTCATTAAAGCTGACTTCAAAGAAAGCGATATCAGTGTGATCCATGGTCGTGACCTTGATAGTGACAGCACCGTTTTCAAAGATACGAGTATCTGGAAGCGCCTGTTTGGAAACGATGTTGAAGAAGAACACGCAGAGCTGTACAGCGAAGCTCTTCACAAAAATGGTGCCGTGTTAACTGTCGTTGCACATGGCGAAGATGAGCACGCTAAAGCGCTAGCGATTTTGAATCGCCATCAACTGGTAGACGTACCAGCGAAAGCACGCGGTACAGAAACTGCTGCGGCCCCAGTTGCGCCAACGCCACGTGATACTCGTCCACACCTGACGGGTAACGAAACGAAAGACGAAATCCTGCAACTGGCGAAAGAAGAGCTTGAAGTTGGTAAGCGTTTAGTTAAAGAGGGCACTACCCGCATCCGTCGCTACGTGACAACCGAAGATGTTTCTCAGAAGGTTAACCTACGTGAGCAACACGCTGAAGTGGTACGTAACTCAGTCAACCGTCCGGTGACAGGTCAAAACATCGATTGGAGCGAGAAAAGCGTCGTGGTCGACGAGTTGGCTGAGAAGCCAGTCGTTAATAAAACCGCTCACGTTGTAGAAGAAGTTGTGGTGAAAAAAGTCAACACTAACCACGATGAAGAGATCAAAGATACTGTTCGTCAACAACACGCAGACGTCGAGCGTTTACGTACCGACGAAAATCTGAAGAAGTAA
- a CDS encoding efflux RND transporter periplasmic adaptor subunit encodes MTLRYSLLCITLFLTGCDNSSQNSQTTSPLSVEVLTLTTQPITINADLPGRLASVQQAEVRPQVGGVVIKRLFKEGTEVTAGQPLYLIDPATYQAAFEKANAEYIDSQRIYRRYQRLAADQAVSQQDLQTAQSTYLQAKADRDTAKVNLGYTQVRASISGRIGRSSITQGALVTSDQTTALATITQLNPMYVDITESASDMLMLRRAFASGQLEKVGDNAAGVKLTLEDGSQYPLTGRLDFSEVQVEEGTGSITLRATFPNPDAILLPGMFVRAKVTQGVTQRGILIPQRAVLRDSRNLPYVYLVTKENKVEQREVTLGQMQQGQWQVTAGLQAGERVATNHMQDLSQGNRVNPQSTQSAAATSSLTLSTTDKAAQ; translated from the coding sequence ATGACACTCAGGTACTCACTACTTTGCATCACACTTTTTCTTACTGGCTGTGATAATTCCTCACAGAATTCCCAGACGACTTCACCTCTCAGCGTTGAAGTGCTCACGCTTACCACCCAACCAATCACTATCAATGCGGACCTACCCGGACGCCTTGCATCCGTGCAACAGGCGGAGGTACGTCCACAAGTTGGAGGGGTCGTTATTAAGCGGCTATTTAAAGAGGGTACCGAAGTTACCGCAGGTCAGCCGCTCTATCTTATCGATCCAGCGACTTATCAGGCTGCGTTTGAAAAAGCGAATGCCGAATACATTGATAGTCAACGCATCTATCGACGCTACCAACGCTTAGCGGCTGATCAAGCTGTGAGTCAGCAAGATCTGCAAACCGCGCAATCCACCTATTTACAAGCTAAAGCGGACAGAGATACCGCTAAAGTCAACTTGGGCTATACCCAAGTGCGGGCCAGTATTTCAGGTCGTATAGGGCGTTCATCTATCACACAGGGGGCGCTAGTCACCTCGGACCAAACCACGGCGTTGGCCACCATTACCCAGCTAAATCCTATGTATGTCGATATCACAGAATCGGCTAGCGATATGTTGATGCTTCGCCGGGCCTTTGCCAGTGGGCAACTCGAAAAAGTAGGCGATAACGCCGCTGGGGTTAAGCTCACACTAGAAGACGGAAGCCAGTATCCACTGACAGGTCGTTTGGACTTTTCAGAAGTACAAGTCGAGGAAGGGACGGGGAGTATTACACTACGAGCCACTTTTCCTAATCCAGATGCCATCTTGCTTCCAGGGATGTTTGTGCGCGCTAAAGTCACTCAAGGTGTTACACAGCGGGGGATCCTTATTCCACAGCGTGCAGTGTTACGCGATAGCCGCAACTTACCCTATGTCTATTTAGTCACTAAAGAGAACAAAGTGGAGCAACGAGAAGTTACTTTAGGGCAGATGCAACAAGGCCAATGGCAAGTCACCGCAGGGCTACAAGCAGGTGAGAGGGTTGCAACGAATCATATGCAAGATCTCTCGCAAGGAAACAGGGTTAATCCACAATCTACTCAGTCCGCGGCGGCGACGTCCTCTCTTACCCTTTCCACGACTGATAAAGCCGCTCAGTGA
- a CDS encoding efflux RND transporter permease subunit, translating into MSRFFIYRPVFAWVIAILMVVAGVLAIRGLSVNQYPSIAPPAISISITYPGASAETVQNTAVQVIEQQLTGIDNLRYLESNSNSDGSATIIATFEQGTDPDIAQVQVQNKVSVAETSLPEEVTEQGVTVAKYQSNFMMVIGLVSKDGKLSDADLGDLLVSKLEDPIARTKGVGDFMVMGSEYAMRVWMDPSKLFKYGLMPSDLSTAIESQNTQVSSGKVGGLPTAPGTQYSATVIGKTRLNSAEQFRNILLKVNSDGSQIRLKDVANVDLGPEDYSISSTYNGKPSVGMALRLATGANLLDTVTRVRATVDQLKGSLPPGVELVLPYDTSPVVSASIHEVVKTLVEAIILVFFVMLVFLQNLRATMITTLVVPVVLMGTFCVLYLFGYSINTLSMFGMVLAIGLLVDDAIVVVENVERVMEEEGLSPQAATLKSMQEVQGALFGIALVLSAVLLPMAFFGGSTGIIYRQFSITIVSAMVLSVLTALIFTPALCATLLKPVDPQKKQRGIAGIFNRSFERSTEAYTRSVGGVIKRRSLFICLYLGLVAGTVYLFISLPSTFLPEEDQAVLMVQATLPQNASAERTQAVIKQINDYFLTQEKGNVDSVFAANGFSFAGRGQNGAIAFVKLKLWQDRPSAQQKVPAIAARAMAHFAQNGLAKIIVMVPPAVMELGNSSGFDMYLEDQGNQGHAALMQAMQQFLTMANKDPRLSMVRHNGMDDEAQYQLSIDEEKAQADGLSESDINSTLSAAWGSSYVNQFLYNGRVKNVYLQGRATARITPEDLNKWYVRNSSDEMVPFSAFGGGYWTMGSPRYERFNGVSAVNIQGSPADGYSSSDAVKAVEEIAAKLPKGYTIAWHGLSYEEQASGSQTPLLYGLSVLIVFLCLAALYESWSVPFAVLLVVPLGIIGTVTAVMLRDIANDVFFQVGLLTTVGLAAKNAILIIEFAKELNEQGRGVVEAAVEAARLRIRPIIMTSMAFILGVLPLTISNGAGAGSQHSIGTAVIGGMLSATFLAIFMVPLFYVLVVSLTQKITRTLSATKEHPHE; encoded by the coding sequence ATGTCTCGTTTTTTTATTTATAGACCCGTTTTCGCATGGGTCATCGCCATCCTGATGGTCGTGGCCGGTGTGCTCGCGATTCGCGGACTGTCAGTGAATCAATATCCATCTATTGCTCCACCCGCCATTTCGATCAGTATTACTTATCCTGGGGCGAGTGCGGAAACCGTACAAAATACCGCGGTACAGGTCATCGAGCAGCAACTGACGGGCATCGATAATCTTCGCTATCTTGAGTCAAACAGTAATAGTGACGGAAGCGCGACCATTATTGCGACCTTCGAACAAGGGACTGATCCAGATATTGCTCAAGTTCAGGTGCAGAATAAGGTATCCGTTGCTGAAACATCGTTACCCGAAGAGGTGACTGAACAAGGTGTAACTGTCGCGAAATACCAATCGAACTTTATGATGGTGATTGGTTTAGTATCGAAAGATGGCAAATTATCGGATGCTGACTTAGGCGATTTATTGGTCTCTAAATTAGAAGATCCTATTGCACGAACCAAAGGGGTCGGCGACTTTATGGTGATGGGATCTGAGTACGCGATGCGCGTATGGATGGATCCTAGTAAACTGTTTAAATATGGTTTAATGCCGAGTGACCTTTCTACTGCCATCGAAAGCCAAAATACCCAAGTCTCCTCCGGTAAAGTCGGTGGATTACCAACGGCGCCAGGGACGCAATACAGTGCTACCGTGATAGGGAAAACCCGCCTCAACTCGGCTGAACAATTTCGTAATATTTTATTAAAAGTGAATAGTGACGGCTCGCAGATACGTCTTAAGGATGTCGCCAACGTCGATTTAGGACCCGAGGATTATAGTATCTCCTCTACTTATAACGGCAAACCTTCTGTCGGGATGGCATTACGTTTAGCGACTGGTGCCAACCTACTGGATACCGTAACGCGAGTTAGGGCAACCGTCGATCAGCTCAAAGGCTCGCTTCCTCCAGGTGTGGAGCTAGTCCTTCCCTATGATACTTCCCCTGTCGTAAGTGCGTCGATTCATGAAGTAGTGAAAACCCTTGTCGAAGCAATCATATTGGTTTTCTTTGTCATGTTAGTTTTCTTACAAAATCTCCGTGCCACAATGATCACTACATTGGTCGTTCCTGTCGTATTGATGGGTACGTTTTGCGTGCTGTACCTATTTGGCTATTCTATTAACACCTTGTCGATGTTCGGAATGGTTCTGGCCATTGGTTTGCTCGTGGACGATGCCATTGTAGTGGTTGAAAACGTAGAAAGGGTGATGGAGGAGGAAGGCCTCTCACCACAAGCAGCCACGCTAAAATCGATGCAGGAAGTGCAAGGAGCGCTATTTGGTATTGCATTGGTGCTCAGTGCCGTACTGTTACCGATGGCCTTCTTTGGTGGCTCTACTGGAATAATCTATCGCCAATTTTCGATTACTATCGTTTCAGCCATGGTACTGTCGGTATTAACGGCGCTGATTTTTACCCCCGCATTATGCGCCACCTTATTGAAGCCGGTTGACCCGCAAAAAAAGCAGCGTGGGATTGCTGGGATATTTAACCGTTCTTTTGAACGAAGCACAGAGGCTTACACCCGCAGTGTGGGAGGGGTCATCAAGCGCCGTTCGTTATTTATCTGTCTCTATCTGGGCCTGGTTGCGGGGACTGTGTATCTATTTATCTCTCTGCCGTCCACTTTTCTACCTGAGGAAGACCAAGCCGTTTTAATGGTCCAAGCGACCTTGCCGCAAAATGCCTCAGCCGAACGCACGCAAGCTGTGATTAAGCAGATTAATGATTACTTTTTAACCCAAGAAAAAGGCAATGTTGATTCTGTCTTTGCCGCGAATGGCTTTAGTTTTGCTGGGCGTGGGCAAAATGGCGCCATTGCGTTCGTTAAATTAAAACTATGGCAAGACCGACCCAGCGCTCAACAAAAAGTTCCAGCCATTGCGGCGCGTGCCATGGCGCATTTTGCGCAAAATGGTTTGGCTAAGATTATCGTGATGGTTCCGCCAGCGGTGATGGAGTTAGGCAATAGTAGCGGGTTTGATATGTACCTTGAGGATCAGGGGAACCAAGGTCATGCCGCATTGATGCAGGCGATGCAGCAGTTTCTGACAATGGCGAATAAGGATCCCCGTTTATCAATGGTCAGACATAACGGTATGGATGATGAAGCCCAATATCAACTTTCTATTGATGAAGAAAAAGCGCAAGCCGACGGTCTTTCGGAAAGTGATATCAACAGTACGCTGTCAGCTGCTTGGGGTAGCAGCTATGTTAATCAGTTCTTATACAATGGTCGGGTAAAAAATGTCTATCTCCAAGGCCGAGCGACAGCCCGTATTACTCCAGAGGACCTCAATAAGTGGTATGTCCGTAATAGTAGCGATGAGATGGTGCCCTTTTCTGCATTTGGCGGCGGCTACTGGACGATGGGTTCACCACGTTATGAACGATTCAACGGCGTTTCGGCGGTCAATATTCAAGGCTCACCTGCAGATGGCTACAGCAGCAGTGATGCCGTAAAAGCGGTGGAGGAGATTGCGGCGAAGCTTCCTAAAGGTTATACCATCGCTTGGCACGGCCTCTCCTATGAGGAACAAGCCTCAGGCAGTCAGACACCACTACTCTACGGCTTATCAGTACTAATCGTCTTTCTCTGTTTAGCGGCACTCTATGAGAGTTGGTCCGTACCTTTTGCCGTACTACTTGTGGTCCCGCTCGGTATCATCGGTACCGTGACGGCTGTGATGCTCAGGGATATTGCGAATGATGTGTTCTTCCAAGTAGGACTATTAACTACAGTGGGGCTAGCAGCGAAGAACGCCATCTTGATTATCGAATTTGCAAAAGAGCTTAATGAACAAGGGCGGGGCGTAGTAGAGGCTGCCGTGGAGGCTGCTCGTTTACGTATTCGACCTATTATTATGACCTCAATGGCCTTTATTCTGGGCGTATTGCCCTTAACGATATCTAATGGAGCGGGTGCAGGAAGTCAACACTCTATCGGGACCGCGGTCATTGGTGGGATGCTATCGGCCACTTTCCTCGCCATTTTTATGGTACCGCTATTTTATGTGCTCGTTGTCTCCCTTACCCAAAAAATCACTCGTACCCTCAGTGCAACGAAGGAACACCCTCATGAATAA
- a CDS encoding efflux transporter outer membrane subunit — protein sequence MNNRNSLYRLSMVSLLLVGGCNLAPHYQRPTAPITPQWQEPSTQGAKASSLAWSQFFTDPKLQQLIRLALENNRDLRVAALNVEGARAQLGITQADLLPSVTGTLTKTAEHLPANLYSTQSSGPVTYQQYEATASASWELDFFGKLRNLREQALEEYLNYQATQQATQLSLVAQVVSAYITLAADNDLHQVAIDTVTSQQYSYKIVQERLAAGVVTEQDLLQSRTALESAQADIVQYDRDRRQAAYALQLLLGTTLPHQIASQASLASMQVFPALSSELPSSVLTRRPDILAAEHTLKAANANIGVARAAFFPSISLTASGGSLSSSLSSLLGAGTGGWTFVPTLSLPLFEGGKNKATLDLAKVTARSDIAAYEKAIQVAFQEVSDALVGKETYQQEVGIRAADVATNQRYYSLAQRRYQEGLDGYLDVLTAQRSLYSAKQSYLTVLSASLTQQVTLYKVLGGGWR from the coding sequence ATGAATAATCGTAACTCGCTATACCGTTTAAGCATGGTGAGTCTGTTACTGGTCGGTGGGTGTAATTTAGCGCCCCACTATCAACGGCCTACAGCCCCCATTACGCCGCAGTGGCAAGAACCCTCGACCCAAGGAGCAAAAGCTTCATCGTTGGCATGGTCTCAATTCTTCACTGATCCTAAGCTACAACAGTTAATTCGCTTAGCTTTAGAGAATAACCGTGATTTACGAGTGGCTGCATTAAACGTTGAAGGGGCACGGGCGCAATTAGGCATTACACAAGCGGACCTGTTACCGTCGGTAACTGGCACGTTGACTAAGACAGCGGAACATTTACCGGCTAATCTTTATTCTACGCAAAGTAGTGGACCAGTTACTTACCAACAATATGAAGCGACAGCTTCGGCAAGCTGGGAGCTCGATTTTTTTGGTAAATTACGTAATCTGCGTGAACAGGCACTGGAAGAATATTTGAATTATCAAGCGACGCAACAAGCGACGCAACTCTCATTGGTGGCTCAAGTCGTTAGCGCTTATATTACCTTGGCAGCGGATAATGATTTACACCAAGTGGCGATCGATACGGTCACTAGCCAACAATACTCCTATAAGATAGTCCAAGAAAGGCTGGCTGCAGGGGTTGTCACCGAGCAAGATCTTTTACAATCTCGCACTGCACTAGAGAGTGCCCAAGCAGATATTGTGCAATACGATCGCGATCGCCGACAGGCGGCTTATGCATTACAACTGTTGTTAGGCACCACCTTACCTCATCAGATTGCCTCGCAAGCAAGCTTAGCATCGATGCAAGTTTTCCCTGCGCTCAGTAGTGAATTACCTTCCAGTGTGTTAACGCGCCGTCCCGATATTCTGGCTGCTGAACATACCTTGAAAGCGGCCAATGCAAATATCGGTGTGGCCCGTGCAGCGTTCTTTCCGTCGATCTCTCTCACGGCGTCCGGTGGTAGTTTATCGAGTAGCCTCTCATCCTTATTGGGTGCGGGGACCGGGGGCTGGACTTTTGTTCCAACGCTCTCGCTTCCTCTTTTTGAAGGTGGCAAGAATAAGGCTACACTCGATCTCGCGAAGGTGACGGCACGCAGTGATATTGCGGCTTACGAAAAAGCTATTCAGGTTGCTTTCCAAGAGGTCTCCGATGCATTGGTGGGCAAAGAGACCTATCAGCAAGAAGTGGGGATACGTGCAGCGGATGTCGCCACCAATCAACGCTATTACAGTCTTGCACAGCGACGTTATCAAGAAGGCCTTGACGGATATCTTGATGTACTGACGGCCCAGCGTTCTTTATACTCGGCGAAACAGTCCTATTTAACCGTGCTTTCAGCCTCCCTGACTCAGCAAGTGACTTTATATAAAGTGTTAGGAGGCGGATGGCGCTAG
- a CDS encoding TetR/AcrR family transcriptional regulator gives MTETRALSARQQLRKDALIDIARKSFQQNGLHGTTLAVIAKDSTLSVGQIYRIFLNKEEIVEAVVNQIVSERVAQFLEQNHDLEQKAVLLANALPPTDSRRLDDALLMEINAESLRNPRLLAILQRADQKMKTEAIRMIRRHLPHVSEEALADSSELIAIIVEGVAFRRLYEQTPAQRERLLQWYKSLFLEINAAALSK, from the coding sequence ATGACGGAAACTAGAGCGTTATCAGCTCGCCAACAACTGCGCAAGGATGCGTTAATTGATATTGCTCGCAAAAGCTTTCAACAAAATGGGTTACATGGCACAACCTTAGCGGTAATCGCAAAAGACTCGACACTTAGTGTTGGGCAAATTTACCGTATTTTTCTAAACAAAGAAGAAATTGTTGAGGCGGTGGTAAACCAGATTGTGAGTGAAAGGGTGGCGCAATTTTTAGAGCAGAATCACGATTTGGAACAAAAAGCAGTGCTGTTGGCCAATGCGTTACCGCCTACAGATAGTCGACGGTTAGATGACGCGCTGTTAATGGAAATTAATGCGGAGTCGCTGCGTAATCCGCGGTTGTTGGCTATTTTACAACGGGCCGATCAGAAAATGAAAACCGAAGCGATCCGGATGATCCGTCGACATTTGCCGCACGTCAGTGAAGAGGCGTTAGCCGATAGCTCTGAACTGATTGCAATCATTGTTGAGGGGGTCGCCTTTCGTCGTCTCTACGAACAAACCCCGGCGCAGCGTGAGCGCCTGTTGCAATGGTATAAGTCTTTATTTCTGGAGATTAATGCGGCTGCACTATCGAAGTGA
- a CDS encoding uracil-xanthine permease family protein: MEQPTRQHQLLYGLNEKMPLTAGLFTAIQHILASIVGVITPPLIIGSTLGLNSYLPYLISMSLFASGLGTMVQAGRFMKVGAGMICLQGTSFAFLGVIISGGLAMKQQGALPEDILAMIFGSSLVAALIPIIVSRFIHLFAKILTPLVTGIVIVLIGISLVKVSITDWGGGATAADFGAPSHLILGGITLAVIIALNCCKSPWLRLSSIVSGIVLGTVVAAWQGSFHPQLALNGPAITLPIPFRFGFAFSWSMFVPIALVALIAIIEAVGDLTANCMISQQPLEGPEFTQRIKGGIIGDGVSCLIAATFNSFPNTTFAQNNGVIQMTQVASRYAGYWIGGLLLLLSFFPMFSHFLQQLPKPVLGGATLVMFGNVIAAGIRIMTREALDNRSMLIIAIAFGVGLGIEAQPDIIRGLPTFLQSLLHGAVTSGGLVAIVLNIVLPKAGLAPFKAKALPVTHVE; encoded by the coding sequence ATGGAACAGCCTACTCGCCAACACCAACTTCTCTACGGCTTAAATGAGAAAATGCCCTTAACGGCGGGGCTGTTTACCGCAATTCAACATATTTTAGCCAGTATCGTGGGGGTGATCACACCGCCTTTAATTATCGGCTCAACCCTAGGGCTGAACAGCTATTTACCTTATCTTATTAGCATGTCGTTATTTGCTTCAGGCCTAGGCACCATGGTGCAAGCAGGACGCTTTATGAAAGTCGGTGCGGGCATGATTTGTTTACAGGGCACCAGCTTTGCTTTTTTAGGAGTGATCATCTCCGGAGGCTTGGCGATGAAACAGCAAGGGGCTTTACCTGAAGATATCTTGGCGATGATCTTCGGTTCCAGCCTTGTTGCAGCATTAATTCCGATTATTGTCAGCCGTTTTATCCACCTTTTTGCTAAAATCCTGACCCCACTGGTGACGGGTATCGTTATTGTCTTAATTGGTATTAGTCTAGTAAAAGTGAGCATTACCGACTGGGGCGGCGGGGCGACTGCAGCAGATTTCGGCGCACCTTCCCACTTAATCCTAGGGGGAATAACCTTAGCGGTTATCATTGCCCTCAATTGCTGCAAATCTCCTTGGTTACGTCTCTCCTCGATTGTTAGCGGTATCGTGCTCGGTACGGTGGTTGCGGCTTGGCAAGGAAGCTTTCATCCTCAACTGGCGTTAAATGGCCCGGCGATAACATTACCTATTCCTTTCCGTTTTGGGTTTGCTTTTAGCTGGAGCATGTTTGTACCCATTGCGCTGGTGGCCTTAATTGCCATTATTGAAGCTGTTGGCGATTTAACCGCTAACTGCATGATCTCCCAGCAACCCCTCGAGGGACCTGAGTTTACCCAGCGTATTAAGGGCGGAATTATTGGTGATGGGGTGAGTTGCTTAATTGCGGCGACCTTTAACTCTTTTCCCAATACGACCTTTGCGCAGAATAACGGGGTGATCCAAATGACCCAAGTGGCGAGTCGTTACGCTGGATATTGGATTGGCGGGCTATTATTACTACTGAGTTTCTTCCCAATGTTTAGCCATTTCTTACAGCAGCTCCCTAAACCAGTATTGGGAGGGGCTACCTTGGTGATGTTCGGGAACGTGATTGCTGCCGGTATTCGAATTATGACCCGTGAAGCCTTGGATAATCGCAGTATGTTGATCATTGCTATCGCATTCGGGGTAGGACTGGGTATTGAGGCGCAACCCGATATTATTCGTGGTTTGCCGACTTTTTTACAAAGTCTACTGCATGGTGCAGTAACGAGTGGTGGGCTTGTCGCGATAGTGCTGAATATCGTACTACCTAAAGCGGGCTTGGCACCTTTCAAGGCCAAAGCATTACCCGTTACCCACGTGGAATAA